From a single Azospirillaceae bacterium genomic region:
- a CDS encoding contractile injection system tape measure protein, producing MGETLSVDNAGLVLVGPFLPLFFSRLDLLSEGPDGVPRIEGAAASRAVHLLQYVVDLRCDRPDVDLALNKVLCGLAPSTPVEPFIIPTEAEMDMCAHMTQAILDAWTIIKSTSPEGLRETFLQRSGHLASTTDAGWMLVVRRHTLDLLVDQIPWNFRLVFQRWMTSPLNITW from the coding sequence ATGGGTGAGACGCTGTCGGTCGATAACGCCGGCCTTGTCCTGGTGGGGCCCTTCCTGCCGCTTTTCTTCTCAAGGCTGGACCTGTTGAGCGAAGGCCCCGACGGCGTTCCCCGCATCGAGGGCGCGGCGGCGTCGCGCGCCGTGCACCTGCTGCAATACGTGGTCGATCTGCGCTGTGACCGCCCCGACGTCGACCTGGCGCTGAACAAGGTGCTGTGCGGCCTGGCGCCCTCGACACCCGTGGAGCCCTTCATCATTCCGACCGAGGCCGAGATGGACATGTGCGCGCACATGACCCAGGCCATCCTGGATGCCTGGACCATCATCAAGAGCACCTCGCCCGAGGGCCTGAGGGAAACTTTTTTGCAGCGATCAGGCCACCTGGCCTCCACCACCGACGCGGGCTGGATGCTGGTGGTGCGGCGCCACACGCTGGACCTCCTGGTCGACCAGATCCCCTGGAACTTCAGGCTGGTGTTCCAGCGGTGGATGACAAGCCCCCTTAACATCACGTGGTGA
- a CDS encoding zinc-dependent alcohol dehydrogenase family protein, translating to MKALVYQGPGRKALEQRPKPEITDPGDAIVRITKTTICGTDLHILKGDVATCAPGRILGHEGVGVIDAVGPGVTTFKPGDRVLISCITACGTCDYCRRGMYSHCRTGGWILGNTIDGTQAEYVRIPHAATSLYPIPDGADEEALAMLSDILPTGFECGVLNGKVAPGATVAIVGSGPIGLAALLTAQFYSPAEIIMIDLDDNRLEVARRFGATRTVNSAKDNAVETVKGWTDGIGADTVIEAVGIPATFELCQDLVAPGGVIANVGVHGHKADLHLDRLWAQNIAITTRLVDTVSTPMLLKTVQSRKLDPTVLITHRFTLDDVLSAYETFGHAADSHALKVIISP from the coding sequence ATGAAGGCGCTTGTCTATCAGGGTCCGGGCCGCAAGGCGTTGGAACAGCGGCCGAAGCCGGAAATCACGGATCCCGGTGACGCCATCGTCCGCATCACCAAGACCACCATCTGCGGCACCGACCTGCACATCCTGAAGGGCGATGTGGCCACCTGCGCGCCCGGCCGCATCCTGGGGCACGAGGGCGTGGGCGTGATCGACGCGGTGGGACCGGGCGTCACCACGTTCAAGCCGGGCGACCGCGTGCTGATCTCCTGCATCACCGCCTGCGGTACCTGCGACTACTGCCGCCGGGGCATGTATTCCCACTGCCGCACCGGTGGCTGGATCCTGGGCAACACCATCGACGGCACCCAGGCGGAATATGTCCGCATCCCCCACGCCGCCACCAGCCTCTACCCCATCCCCGACGGGGCGGATGAGGAGGCGCTGGCCATGCTGAGCGACATCCTGCCCACCGGCTTCGAATGCGGGGTGCTGAACGGCAAGGTGGCGCCGGGCGCCACGGTCGCCATCGTCGGTTCCGGCCCCATCGGCCTGGCGGCCTTGCTGACGGCCCAGTTCTATAGCCCGGCCGAAATCATCATGATCGACCTCGACGACAACCGGCTGGAAGTCGCCCGCCGCTTCGGCGCCACCCGCACGGTGAACAGCGCCAAGGACAACGCGGTGGAAACGGTGAAGGGCTGGACCGACGGCATCGGCGCCGACACGGTGATCGAGGCGGTGGGCATCCCCGCCACGTTCGAGCTGTGCCAGGATCTGGTGGCGCCGGGCGGCGTTATCGCCAATGTCGGCGTGCACGGGCACAAGGCCGACCTGCACCTGGACCGGCTGTGGGCCCAGAACATCGCCATCACCACCCGGTTGGTGGACACCGTCAGCACGCCCATGCTGCTGAAGACGGTGCAGTCGCGCAAGCTGGACCCCACCGTGCTGATCACCCACCGCTTCACCCTGGACGATGTCCTGTCGGCCTATGAGACCTTCGGCCACGCGGCGGACAGCCACGCCCTGAAGGTGATCATCAGCCCCTGA